In Calliopsis andreniformis isolate RMS-2024a chromosome 9, iyCalAndr_principal, whole genome shotgun sequence, the genomic window TTTTCTATTCCTTTCAGATTAATGTATTTTTCATAACATTCATGTAAATCAAGATACTTTCCATATCCTTCTTCGTCTGTAAATTCAACCAGATTCGAAAGTTCTTCTGTGGGATTTTCTCTCATTTTGGCTAATTCCTCAAATTCAACAGACATTGGTATACTTATCTCATTAGGATGCCGTCTATAAAATTCCTTTATGGATTTCAAACGAGTGTAGAACTCTGAGAATTCATTTGGCCCAGAGAGTGCTTGTACCTAAGCAAAGTAATTACATTACATTAATTACACATGTATAATATATACTAAAATGAAAAACAGACAATAATTAATATACTTCTTCTTTTCTTTGCCCATCTTTATCCTCGTACAAATCCTGTAAGTGCATAGTACTATCCATATACTGATCGAGCAGCATTTTCAATCGATGTTCAGAATTTATGCTTTCTCTATGTCCAGGCTTCTTATAAAGCATTTCTTTAACCATTGCGTCCATTAATCTTTCTCGTTCTTCGTGATACCGTCGCTGCTGTTCTAATATCGTTTCCATTTTTTTAATTGGTATGAAAACAATTGGATCTATAAACCAGTTGACATTTATATCGAGGTTATGATGCTAATTTTCAcatgaaaataattttgtatcGCTCTGTGGCTAATCCTCAAGTAAAATTGTCGCTTTGTCAAGAATTAGACTGGAAAACATGATGGAGGAAAAAATACGTTCATGAAAACTTAAATAGTAATGAAAATACTACGTGATAATAGTCATTAATATATAATTGGTTATTATCACCATGTTTTTTATATGTATTTCAAAAAGGATTAGATCTAATCCTCTTTGATGTATTTAATCATATCATAATCTATGTAGTTTGTTGTAACTCTCGCCTTTAAGTTGGTGATAATATGTTTCCCACTATGGGTAAGTAGGGACATTATTGCTATTAGGTTGTCTACTATGTTCGATTAAATCCCGAATTTAATTCAAATCAAACCATtctaatttattataatttgtTATAGATATTTATCTATACAGGTATGTACAGAAACACTTATAGATTAATAAGTTCTAGTAAGTACTACTCGACACGCGTTAAGTTTCATAACGGTCTGAGTAAACCCATGCTGATAAGTGTGGTTTTAATTTTGGAATTAGCCGGAACCAATTTCCAGTTCTAATTTATACATATTATTAGtgtatataatttttatttggtAATTATGCAGCAAAGGAGCCGCCTCACCAATTTCAGTAACTTCATTAAAAGTTaatttttgaattattaaaaGTTATTAAAAGTTATTACATTTCTTTTTTAAAGCTATTCTATTATTTCTAAGTCCAAAGAGAaaggaaaattatttttaaattcagtGTAAGATTGAGCGAGCGAGCGATTCATGCAACAAGCTTATGCGGTACAGTATGGTTTGTCGTTAGTTATTTGTACATAAAACACTCCTGTCGCAGGTTCCTCTGGCGTCTGTAATCCAACATACGAACAAGTATTCTCAGTACATTGATTTGAGTTTGGAACAAAACTGAAATAAATAATGATCATATTAGGATATATTGACAATAGATTTCAAGTATACAAACAATGTAAAAGTACATAAGCTTACAGTGAATCGAGTTTCCAGCGTACTCCAAGATAGCATTTCGGAGAATTTATAGAAATTATTGTGTACGTTATGGCTCTAGTGTGATCACAAGACGGGTTCTGACCtgtaatacaaaagaaattatgCACCCTTCTTGTTCCGAAAGATACTTAAATAGATCAATTGATTTATGAATACGGTAACGGTGCCAAATATCGTCCCTGTGCCTAATTCCGTCCCTACCCTAGTTAATATATTAACAATAAGTATTGTTGTCTGGTTAAGCAATTTTTATCTCGATGTCAGGGATTTTAATGATATTCAAATATATTGTAGTTCATATGCAATTAAGAAAGATTAAGTCATCATTTTGataatttcgaaattatttaagaaatacaAGCCCCTAAAGTTTACAGTTTTTGTCGATTTTTACAACTGCCTTCACGTTTGGATTGATATCTCCGAAACTATTAAAGATACAAAATTCAGGTTTTTTTCCATTAATTTTGAGGAATGTACATatctaaataaattttgttCATATTTTGCAAAAGATTTAGATGTAATGAAAGATGTAATTTGTAATTAATTGTAGTGTACTTACATCCTGGTTGATTAATACCACCGTTAAAATAGAAGTCATCTGTACCAATTGCAGGGCGATAGCCCACTAGAAGTGATGTATGAAGAGCTGTCACAAAGCGTGCATCCCGTTTACAAAGTCTATGTCTACAACTCTGCCCGAGGTAAGCGGGCGCCGCAGGATCGAGACCCAAAATGTGCGCATACGTTGTCTTTGCCTTTTTTTGAACATATTTTCCTGCAAATCCTACTACATGAGCGCCGAGACTGTGTCCGATTAGCACAATCTCATTCAAAGCTACACCGTACTTTTTTGCCAACATCATAGAGAAtctataaaatatttgtttgCATTAGGAATAGTGAAAAGAAATAATTCGATGCATAAATAGAATATTTGTGATATCTGTGGCTATAAAGTTACGTTTATATTAGGCAATTTATGGTCGGGCAACTGAGTTGATCAACTTGAAGTTACTCAAAATTGTCTATGTAAACTCAATTTCAACAAAGTTAAATCGACAATTTTGATCAACTTAAAGTTGATCAACTCAGTTGTCCGGTCAAAAGTTACCTAGCTTAAGACAAAACgatctatgtcacattttcaaaacattCGAATTAATtccttaattgagatctagaatatagaatttatattttcagaagaaAGAAAGGGCATTGAAAGAGTatatttacttaaaaataaggaTTTAATAAGATAAGTTCATAAAACAGCATTAgagttgaaaattttaaacggTAATGTCTTGGaaacaaaaacatgtgacttacgAGGAATACTGGGTAAGTATTCGTCTCCGATTTTTTTCGGATTCACATATGTGTGGTACTTGAAAAACTAAATGGCACATGGTTTTTTACGTTGGCGGTAATTCGGTTTAATTGAGTGAAACATAGTCCCAAAAGTATAGCATGTTACAAGAATAATTGGAATTTCTCATgaaaatactgaattttctTGAATTATAAGATGTGTCTAGAATGATCGCGAAATTTtccaataaaattattatacgaATGTATCCCGAAAACTGGTGAGAAGTGGCAAGGGGTATTTCCTCTTTCAATTAAAGCAGAGTTTTGAAAGTATCTTATAATTGAATataaatgattataatggcgttGAAATACAGTAAGATACTACTTTAGATTTTCACGATCAGTAGAATCTGAAATATCTAAATACTATATTTAGGGGAAACTTATTTTCTCCAGTTCACTACACACCGAGAAATATTGTAGACACATATTACAATTCAAGAGAATTCGGTATTTTCACAAGAAATTCTAATTACTTAATTTCTTAATTCCTTTCTTAATTGTTACATACTCAACTTTTTGGACTATGTTTTATCCTTTTAAACCGAATTACCATCAATATAAAAAACACGTGTTGTTTACTTTTTCGAGTAGAACAACATATATGAAAACGAAGAAAATCGGGGGAGGATACTTACTTACAAATTCTTTGTTAGATCATTTTACCTTATAGCCACAGATATGTATAGTTCGTGATAGCAGATGGATGTGATGAAAACTTGTTCTGATGTAAAAAATTAAAGACTGTTAGACAATACTCGGCAACATCCTGACCAACTGCAGGAACGTTTTTGACAGCACTTCCATAGACAAGGTAGTTTGTTAGACTGAGTGCACTGCTACAGGATGCTTGGTCCCAATTCACAGAGAAAACGTTAATATCGCTCTacaaaaatgattgaaaatttgaaacgtaCTTACAAACTTCGAAATGGGCTATGCCCGTTgatagtaaataaataaataaaaattaaaaaattagaaaattcttAGTCGACAAACTGCACTATAAAATTTTCTTATACTATAATTTAGGTAAATGTATAAATCATTTTAAGTAAACTGAAAAATATTGTACGTTTTGTAATAGAGCACGTGTTAAGTTAAAGAATTCCGTGTCGTTAGCTTCAGCAACAAACCCGTGTACACAAAATACAACGTTTCTGTTTTTGTGTAAGGGTATATCATCATCGTTCATATGGACTACTTTTCCGAGTGGCATATCTCTGCAATGTGAAATTACAATAAACTATTAAAAATTACATTACATTATTTTATCAATGTACTGTAAAATATTTAGAATTCTTTTAAAAAAAGGAGAAAGAGCCGAAAATACGTAACCTTGTGTACAAATAGTACGATATTGTTTTCACACCAAACACACAACTTGGGATTGCACCAAGAACACTGTTGCTTTTAGTTGTACTCTCATCtgtattatttttcatattcaAACAAAAATATTACTTTTTGTACATTAATAAGTTCTTGTATAATTAAATCAGATTTTCTGTCTTACATACATACCTTGACAAAGTGAACAGATTATAAAAAAGGACAATATTAAAATGACAGCAGCTGTATATTTACTCATAATCTGCATCATGGAGTTTATGATCTTGGAAACTATAATTACTAGTTTACTAAGTAAGTAAAGTATTAATGCAATGTTTTTACTTTTTTCCGTATATATATACCTGTACAATATCCTAATTTAAATAATGCAGTTATTAGACATGGTCAATGTGAATACATTATTAGTAGACAAATACGTATTGGTACACTACGTATGTATTATCATAACAGTAAGATAAGATTCTTTGAGCGCACATTTTTCGGAAGTTAATAGAACTTTATCTACGCAGATAGCAAAGCGTTATTATTTTGACATACGGAAGCGctcatttttttttaaaggCACAATAGATTTtagctttaattttcaaaagagCGAATAATTCGATTCGACAAGTCGAATTGCAATCGTATATGAACATAGTTTTTGTCCTAATAATACAAATTTGTATCAATTGACATAGAAGAAAAAGTACCATTCAAAAAGATATAGTGATCttgatttttattaaataaaaagtttTTTAGCAGTACTCATTATTGCAATGTGTTGTTGTTCTTAATAAATTACACTCCTCAACCAAGAGTCTCTTTCTTGCTTTCTGAAGCTTCGCGCATGGCGGTCTAAAGAACGTTATAACTCGTTATTCACAACAATTTCATCTTAGTATTTTAGGAATATATTCTCAGAAGCTTATACTTTTAAATTATGTAAAAAAATCTATTTTTTCGGCTCACCAGAGTGTTGTTCCcctttaaaaatataaacattttGTCAATGGCACATGTTTGAATAAAATCaccaaaatttgaaataaatttatagtacagtagaacctcgattattcgAACCAATTGAGACACACGCTATTCGGATAATCGAATAATTCAGTTTTAGCAAGAAAGGATATCGTTTATTTTGAACTTCTGCCCACTACATTTATATTAACAAACCTAACAGAATTGTAAAAACATATAAACTTTTAAATAAATAGTTAACTATTTTCTTTAGCTCTTCTTGTTTCTTAATCTTTATAAATTGCTAACTGAGCGatacttttttatatttctaattCATCGGATTTGTAAGGAGAGTACAATACGCTTCCATTTCACCGACATTTCAATATAGGCGATGTCGTCAATGttgataatataaaaaaaagagaaagtatTGTCAAAATGCAAACATCGTAGTATATACATAAGTATTTTCTCTTCCTTACTTGCTTACGAATATTTGATTATTCGAACAGTATGTTCCGTTAATCGATGTTCTGATAATAGAAGGTTTACTGCAAGTATTATATGTGGCAACAAATTGGTAAATTTAGCAAAAATTGTGAGTGACATTGAAATCTACATTTCTTTATTAACATTTTAAGATACAATATTTTAGAGGTAAAGTActtcaaatttttttaattcataTTGATCGAAATATTGTGGGACGTAAAGAAAAAAATTATGGTAATCGCCGAAAATTACGTATTACATTCGGTGAACGTAACAGTATTCAATATTCTGGTTTACGCAGAACAGTATGGACTTCTAGATGCTGGAGAGACATAAAGTACGCCTTTGGCATTCTCGTTAGGTGCATTTAATCCAACGTAAGAGCAAATGTTTGGATTACACTGGCTTGTGCTTAGAATATTGCTGCGATAAAGAGAGCTCGTattagtatttatttatttatttcaaataaataaacaaatagaACCAATGATCAATTTACCTCGAATCAAGTTGCCAGCGAGTTCCTaagaaacattgaggattgtacacagCCTGTGTTGCATAAAATACGGATCTAGAGTGATCACATGTTGTTAATATGCCTAGAATAGAAAGAACATCGTATATTCTGGTCCTCTAAAAAAGTAATTACATTGACTACTCCGTTTTTCAACATGTGGTGCGACAACAAAGTTATAAGAATGATTAATTTAAAACTACTTTTTGGAAATGACTATCTCAAGTGAGGCTTTCACTCCCAAAATAGACGTTTTTAAACTGTACATACTCATTTTAGTGTCACATATAGTAATTACGG contains:
- the LOC143183171 gene encoding phospholipase A1-like; protein product: MMQIMSKYTAAVILILSFFIICSLCQDESTTKSNSVLGAIPSCVFGVKTISYYLYTRDMPLGKVVHMNDDDIPLHKNRNVVFCVHGFVAEANDTEFFNLTRALLQNSDINVFSVNWDQASCSSALSLTNYLVYGSAVKNVPAVGQDVAEFSMMLAKKYGVALNEIVLIGHSLGAHVVGFAGKYVQKKAKTTYAHILGLDPAAPAYLGQSCRHRLCKRDARFVTALHTSLLVGYRPAIGTDDFYFNGGINQPGCQNPSCDHTRAITYTIISINSPKCYLGVRWKLDSLFVPNSNQCTENTCSYVGLQTPEEPATGVFYVQITNDKPYCTA